From the Acidovorax carolinensis genome, one window contains:
- a CDS encoding Bug family tripartite tricarboxylate transporter substrate binding protein, translating into MKFLPISRRTVLALTAAPLLVGSAMAQQAAWPDKMIKLVVPFPAGGPTDTASRIVGQKLGERLRQTVLVENKAGASGSIAAAQVSKSPADGYTLMMLATPTLLAPHLYKKAGYDTVKDFTPVATVYDLPIVVVVNPKLLPDVTDLKSLIANAKAQKTPLNYTSSGAGSFGHLSMELLKQMAGFDMQHVPYKGGVPAITDTIGGQVPIMYADLVAALPHIQAGKLRAIAVGSPQRVTMLPEVKTIAEQGIKGYDAVSWGGLLAPPGTPKAVVERIAGEVKQILAEKEIQDKLLNAGAIAHFQDPAQMGQRVQQDYTRWGQLIRDKGIASE; encoded by the coding sequence ATGAAATTTTTACCCATCTCCCGCCGCACCGTCCTGGCCCTGACTGCCGCGCCGCTGCTGGTCGGTAGCGCCATGGCCCAGCAGGCGGCCTGGCCTGACAAGATGATCAAGCTTGTGGTGCCTTTTCCTGCGGGCGGCCCCACCGATACGGCGTCGCGCATCGTCGGGCAGAAGCTGGGCGAGCGCCTCAGGCAGACCGTGCTGGTCGAGAACAAGGCGGGCGCCTCGGGGTCGATTGCCGCCGCCCAGGTCAGCAAAAGCCCGGCCGACGGCTACACGCTGATGATGCTGGCCACGCCCACGCTGCTGGCGCCGCACCTGTACAAGAAGGCCGGCTACGACACGGTGAAAGACTTCACCCCCGTGGCCACGGTGTATGACCTGCCCATCGTGGTGGTGGTCAACCCCAAGCTGCTGCCCGATGTGACCGACCTCAAGAGCCTCATCGCCAACGCCAAGGCGCAAAAGACGCCGCTCAACTACACCAGTTCGGGCGCGGGCAGCTTTGGCCACCTGAGCATGGAACTGCTCAAGCAGATGGCCGGTTTTGACATGCAGCATGTGCCTTACAAGGGCGGCGTGCCGGCCATCACCGACACCATCGGTGGCCAGGTGCCCATCATGTATGCCGACCTGGTTGCCGCGCTGCCGCACATCCAGGCGGGCAAGCTGCGCGCCATTGCCGTGGGCTCGCCCCAGCGCGTGACCATGCTGCCCGAGGTCAAGACCATTGCCGAGCAGGGCATCAAGGGCTACGACGCCGTATCGTGGGGCGGCCTGCTGGCGCCCCCGGGCACGCCCAAGGCCGTGGTCGAGCGCATCGCGGGCGAGGTCAAGCAGATCCTGGCCGAAAAGGAAATCCAGGACAAGCTGCTCAACGCGGGTGCCATCGCCCATTTCCAGGACCCGGCGCAGATGGGCCAGCGCGTGCAGCAGGACTACACCCGCTGGGGCCAGCTGATCCGCGACAAGGGCATTGCCTCCGAGTAA
- a CDS encoding NAD(P)H-dependent flavin oxidoreductase, protein MKTRITELFGIEHPIIQGGMHHVGLAELAAAVSNAGGLGIITGLTQRTPELLAREIARCRAMTDKPFGVNLTFLPSVNPPDYPGYVKAIIDGGVKVVETAGNNPQKWLPALKDAGIKVIHKCTSVRHALKAQAIGCDAISVDGFECGGHPGEDDVPNFILLPRAADELKIPFVASGGMADGRSLVAALALGAEGINMGTRFIATQEAPVHDNVKRAIVAASELDTRLVMRPLRNTERVLTNAATERLLQKERELGAAITFADIAPEVAGVYPRIMQQGEMEAGVWSCGMVAGLIHDVPTVQQLIDSIMAQANALISERLAGMLR, encoded by the coding sequence ATGAAGACACGCATCACCGAGCTGTTTGGCATCGAACACCCGATCATCCAGGGCGGCATGCACCATGTCGGCCTGGCCGAGCTGGCGGCGGCGGTTTCCAACGCGGGTGGCCTGGGCATCATCACGGGCCTCACGCAGCGCACGCCCGAGCTGCTGGCCCGCGAGATTGCGCGCTGCCGCGCCATGACCGACAAGCCCTTTGGCGTGAACCTCACCTTCTTGCCATCGGTCAATCCGCCCGATTACCCCGGCTACGTGAAGGCCATCATCGACGGTGGCGTGAAAGTGGTCGAGACGGCGGGCAACAATCCGCAAAAATGGCTGCCCGCCCTCAAGGACGCCGGCATCAAGGTCATCCACAAATGCACCTCGGTGCGCCATGCGCTCAAGGCGCAGGCCATTGGCTGCGATGCCATCAGCGTCGACGGCTTTGAATGTGGCGGCCACCCCGGCGAGGACGATGTGCCCAATTTCATCCTGCTGCCACGCGCGGCGGACGAGCTGAAGATTCCCTTCGTCGCCTCGGGCGGCATGGCCGATGGCCGCTCGCTGGTGGCCGCGCTGGCGCTGGGTGCCGAGGGCATCAACATGGGCACGCGCTTCATCGCCACGCAAGAGGCGCCCGTGCATGACAACGTCAAGCGCGCCATTGTGGCGGCCAGCGAACTCGACACCCGCCTGGTCATGCGCCCCTTGCGCAACACCGAGCGCGTGCTGACCAACGCGGCCACCGAGCGCCTGCTGCAAAAAGAGCGCGAACTGGGCGCGGCCATCACCTTTGCGGACATCGCTCCCGAGGTGGCGGGCGTCTATCCGCGCATCATGCAGCAGGGCGAGATGGAGGCCGGCGTCTGGTCTTGCGGCATGGTGGCTGGCTTGATCCATGACGTGCCCACCGTGCAGCAATTGATCGACTCCATCATGGCCCAGGCCAACGCGCTGATCTCCGAGCGCCTGGCGGGCATGCTCCGTTAA
- a CDS encoding electron transfer flavoprotein subunit beta/FixA family protein encodes MKILVPVKRVVDYNVKVRVKSDGTGVDTANVKMSMNPFDEIAVEEAVRLKEKGLVTEVIAVSCGVAQCQETLRTAMAIGADRAILVETPADLDLQPLAVAKLLKALVDKEQPGLIILGKQAIDDDANQTGQMLAALADLPQATFASKVELTADSVSVTREVDGGLETLALTLPAVITTDLRLNEPRYVTLPNIMKAKKKQLDTVKPEDLGVDVTPRLKTLKVTEPAKRGAGIKVADVAALVEKLKNEAKVI; translated from the coding sequence ATGAAAATTCTCGTCCCCGTCAAACGCGTGGTGGACTACAACGTCAAAGTCCGTGTGAAGTCGGACGGCACGGGCGTGGACACCGCCAACGTCAAGATGAGCATGAACCCCTTTGACGAAATCGCCGTCGAAGAAGCCGTGCGCCTGAAAGAAAAAGGCCTGGTGACCGAAGTCATCGCGGTGAGCTGCGGCGTGGCCCAGTGCCAGGAAACCCTGCGCACCGCCATGGCCATCGGTGCCGACCGCGCCATCCTGGTGGAAACCCCTGCCGATCTCGACCTTCAGCCCCTGGCCGTCGCCAAGCTCTTGAAGGCCCTGGTCGACAAGGAACAACCCGGCCTCATCATCCTGGGCAAACAAGCCATCGACGACGACGCCAACCAGACCGGCCAGATGCTCGCAGCCCTGGCCGACCTGCCCCAAGCCACCTTTGCCAGCAAAGTCGAACTCACGGCCGACAGCGTCAGCGTCACCCGCGAAGTCGATGGCGGCCTGGAAACCCTGGCATTGACGCTGCCGGCCGTCATCACCACCGACCTGCGCCTGAACGAGCCCCGCTACGTCACCTTGCCCAACATCATGAAGGCCAAGAAAAAGCAGCTCGACACCGTCAAGCCCGAAGACCTCGGAGTGGACGTCACCCCGCGCCTGAAGACCCTGAAGGTCACCGAGCCCGCCAAGCGCGGTGCCGGCATCAAGGTGGCCGACGTGGCCGCCCTGGTCGAAAAGCTGAAAAACGAAGCCAAAGTCATCTAA
- a CDS encoding tripartite tricarboxylate transporter substrate binding protein has protein sequence MSQDLSRRTLVQAATAVLASAALPSLAQSNWPSKPIRIVVPYTAGGFTDQMARLLQVGLQKQLGQPVVIDNKPGANSIIGVDAVAKSAPDGHTFGVVIPAFTANTTLYPKLPYNPRKDLVGVSLMGISPLVAAVSLNAPFKNTKELIAYAKANPGKVSFASSGSGSAAHLTSELFKTLTKTFMVHIPYRGATPALTDLLGGQVPLFLDPPPNLIQPAKAGRIRLIGVASEKRLPILPDVPTFVEQGIPGMLGSTWASMIAPAGTPRDIIQRMSEAVNQIIRSEETRAKLEAMGTFAEGTTPEACDAFLAAETTKWGKVIRDAGVTLD, from the coding sequence ATGAGCCAAGACCTTTCCCGCCGCACCCTGGTGCAGGCCGCCACCGCCGTCCTGGCCAGTGCGGCCCTGCCATCGCTGGCGCAGTCCAACTGGCCGAGCAAGCCGATCAGGATCGTCGTGCCCTACACGGCTGGCGGCTTCACCGACCAGATGGCGCGCCTGCTGCAGGTGGGCCTGCAAAAGCAGCTGGGACAGCCCGTGGTGATCGACAACAAGCCCGGTGCCAACAGCATCATTGGCGTTGATGCGGTGGCCAAGTCGGCGCCGGACGGGCACACCTTCGGGGTCGTGATCCCGGCCTTCACGGCCAACACCACGCTGTATCCCAAGCTGCCCTACAACCCGCGCAAGGATTTGGTGGGCGTGTCATTGATGGGCATTTCACCGCTGGTGGCGGCCGTTTCGCTGAATGCGCCGTTCAAGAACACCAAGGAGCTGATCGCCTACGCCAAGGCCAACCCCGGCAAGGTGAGTTTCGCCTCGTCGGGCAGCGGCTCGGCCGCGCACCTGACCAGCGAGCTGTTCAAGACGCTGACCAAGACCTTCATGGTGCACATTCCCTACCGTGGCGCCACACCCGCGCTCACCGATCTGCTCGGGGGCCAGGTGCCGCTGTTCCTCGACCCGCCGCCCAACCTGATCCAGCCCGCCAAGGCCGGCCGCATCCGCCTGATTGGCGTGGCCAGCGAAAAGCGCCTGCCCATCCTGCCCGATGTGCCGACCTTCGTGGAGCAGGGCATTCCAGGCATGCTGGGCAGCACCTGGGCCAGCATGATTGCGCCTGCGGGCACGCCGCGTGACATCATCCAGCGCATGTCCGAGGCGGTGAACCAGATCATTCGCAGCGAAGAAACCCGCGCCAAGCTCGAAGCCATGGGCACGTTTGCCGAAGGCACCACGCCCGAGGCCTGCGACGCGTTCCTCGCGGCAGAGACGACCAAGTGGGGCAAGGTAATTCGCGATGCGGGCGTGACGCTGGATTAA
- a CDS encoding MurR/RpiR family transcriptional regulator codes for MLDRITASLPSLAPAEQRVGRLVLADARAFARLPVRELAERAQVSKPTVVRFCRSMGYDGLADFKLKLAGSVSEGVPFIHRSVDADDKTGDVLVKVVDNAVAAFLQYRNAASTVAIERAAEAITSTWKAGKRIEFYGAGNSGFVAQDAQHKFFRLGVTSIATSDGHIQVMSATLLGPGDCAVIISNSGRTRDLMDAADIARKNGATTIAITASGSPLAAACAIHLAADHPEGYDRYSPMVSRLLHLLVIDVLATCVALRIGPSLQPVLQQMKDNLRAKRYT; via the coding sequence ATGCTGGACCGCATCACCGCCTCCCTGCCCTCCCTGGCCCCCGCCGAGCAACGCGTGGGCCGGCTGGTGCTGGCCGACGCCCGCGCGTTTGCCCGCCTGCCCGTGCGCGAACTGGCCGAGCGCGCCCAGGTCAGCAAGCCCACCGTGGTGCGCTTTTGCCGCAGCATGGGCTATGACGGCCTGGCCGATTTCAAGCTGAAGCTGGCCGGCAGCGTGAGTGAAGGCGTGCCTTTCATCCATCGCAGCGTGGACGCAGACGACAAAACCGGCGATGTGCTGGTGAAGGTGGTGGACAACGCGGTGGCCGCCTTCTTGCAATACCGCAACGCGGCCAGCACGGTTGCCATCGAACGCGCGGCCGAGGCCATCACCAGCACCTGGAAAGCCGGCAAGCGCATCGAGTTTTACGGCGCGGGCAACTCCGGCTTCGTGGCGCAGGATGCGCAGCACAAATTCTTTCGCCTGGGTGTGACCTCGATCGCCACCAGCGACGGCCACATCCAGGTCATGAGCGCCACCCTGCTCGGCCCGGGCGATTGCGCGGTGATCATCTCCAACTCGGGCCGCACGCGCGACCTGATGGACGCAGCCGACATCGCGCGCAAGAACGGCGCGACCACCATTGCCATCACCGCCAGCGGTTCGCCCCTGGCAGCCGCCTGCGCCATCCACCTGGCCGCCGACCACCCCGAGGGCTACGACCGCTACAGCCCCATGGTGTCGCGCCTGCTGCACCTGCTGGTGATTGACGTGCTGGCCACCTGCGTGGCGCTGCGCATCGGGCCATCGCTGCAACCGGTGCTGCAGCAGATGAAAGACAACCTGCGCGCCAAGCGGTATACGTGA